One genomic window of Clostridioides sp. ES-S-0054-01 includes the following:
- the flhA gene encoding flagellar biosynthesis protein FlhA has translation MNKFNLKENMDVIVAFGVVGIVLMMIVPLPTFVLDILLAINISLSVLILLMTLFTTNVLDLSIFPTVLLVTTLFRLGLNLSSTRLILTQGYAGEVIEAFGSFVVGGNYVVGIIIFLIILIVQFVVITNGSGRVSEVTARFTLDAMPGKQMSIDADLNAGVIDDKTARKRRKELQQEADFYGSMDGANKFVKGDAIAGLIVTAINIIGGIVIGAVMLNMTLMDAAQTYVRLTIGDGLVSQIPALLISTSAGIIVTRASTDENFGGLVGRQLTAIPKAIMMTGCVLIVLGMMPGLPKPAFFSLGIGAIAAGYFLGREKKDTLEDLDFEKPDMVNPDKNEVEDVTNLINVESIEVEIGYGLISLADESAGGDLLQRIASIRRQCAIDMGIVVQPIRIRDNLQLNPNQYNIKIKGNVVGGYEIMPNMVLCMDPMNQGFNIFGIKTIEPTFGIEALWIESNKVEDAELKGYTVVDSSTILITHLLDIIKSNAHELLGRQEVKTIIDAARENYSAVVDELIPDLMTLGEIQKVLKNLLREKVNIKDRVTILETLADQSRNTKDIELLTEYVRIALARSICTNLVDEDKAIVVATLSPETEELVSNNLQRSVNGTYPAVDPENTNKIFESIQEVMNNVYFNHNIPVIVVSPKIRAPFRKLVEIVYPNLTVLSLNEIPNDIKIKAEGVVSIYDDEKVYS, from the coding sequence ATGAATAAGTTTAATCTAAAGGAAAATATGGACGTAATAGTGGCTTTTGGTGTTGTAGGAATTGTTCTTATGATGATAGTGCCATTACCTACATTTGTATTAGATATTTTACTGGCAATTAACATAAGTTTATCTGTGCTAATTTTATTAATGACATTGTTTACAACAAATGTACTTGATTTATCTATATTTCCAACAGTGTTACTTGTAACGACACTATTTAGATTGGGATTAAATCTTTCGTCAACTAGATTGATTTTAACTCAGGGTTATGCAGGTGAAGTTATAGAAGCATTTGGAAGTTTTGTTGTAGGAGGAAATTACGTAGTAGGAATAATTATATTCCTAATTATATTAATTGTTCAGTTTGTTGTTATAACCAATGGTTCTGGAAGAGTATCTGAAGTAACAGCTAGATTTACGTTAGATGCAATGCCAGGTAAGCAGATGAGTATAGATGCAGATTTAAATGCAGGAGTTATAGATGACAAAACTGCTAGAAAAAGAAGAAAAGAACTCCAACAAGAAGCAGACTTTTATGGTTCTATGGACGGAGCAAATAAGTTTGTAAAGGGAGATGCCATAGCAGGTCTTATAGTAACAGCAATAAACATAATAGGTGGAATTGTAATAGGAGCTGTAATGCTAAATATGACTCTTATGGATGCAGCACAGACATATGTAAGACTTACCATAGGAGATGGTCTTGTAAGTCAGATACCAGCTCTATTAATATCCACATCAGCAGGTATAATCGTAACAAGAGCTTCTACAGATGAAAACTTTGGTGGATTAGTAGGTAGACAATTAACAGCAATACCAAAGGCAATAATGATGACTGGATGTGTTTTAATTGTACTTGGTATGATGCCTGGATTACCTAAACCAGCATTTTTTTCACTGGGTATAGGTGCTATAGCAGCAGGTTACTTTTTAGGAAGAGAAAAGAAAGATACTTTAGAAGATTTGGATTTTGAAAAACCTGATATGGTAAATCCAGATAAAAATGAAGTGGAAGATGTGACAAACTTAATAAATGTAGAATCAATAGAAGTAGAAATTGGATATGGTTTAATATCTTTAGCAGATGAATCAGCAGGAGGAGATTTACTTCAGAGAATAGCATCAATAAGAAGACAATGTGCAATAGACATGGGTATAGTTGTACAACCTATAAGAATAAGAGATAATTTACAACTAAATCCAAACCAATACAATATAAAAATAAAAGGAAATGTAGTTGGTGGGTATGAGATAATGCCTAATATGGTTTTATGTATGGACCCTATGAATCAAGGTTTTAATATATTTGGAATAAAGACAATTGAGCCTACTTTTGGAATAGAGGCACTCTGGATAGAAAGTAACAAGGTAGAAGATGCAGAGTTAAAAGGTTATACAGTTGTAGATTCATCCACAATACTTATAACCCACTTACTAGATATAATAAAATCCAATGCACATGAATTGCTGGGAAGACAAGAAGTTAAGACTATTATAGATGCAGCCAGAGAAAATTATAGTGCTGTAGTAGATGAATTGATACCAGATTTAATGACACTTGGTGAAATTCAAAAAGTGCTTAAAAATCTGTTAAGAGAAAAAGTGAATATAAAGGATAGGGTTACAATCCTTGAAACACTTGCAGACCAGTCTCGAAATACAAAAGATATAGAGTTACTTACTGAATATGTAAGAATAGCTCTGGCTAGAAGTATTTGCACTAATTTAGTAGATGAAGATAAGGCAATTGTAGTGGCTACATTATCTCCAGAAACTGAGGAACTGGTATCTAATAATTTACAAAGGTCTGTAAATGGAACTTATCCAGCAGTTGACCCAGAAAACACAAATAAAATATTTGAGAGTATACAAGAAGTAATGAACAATGTATATTTCAATCATAATATACCAGTAATAGTAGTATCACCAAAGATAAGAGCTCCTTTTAGAAAATTAGTTGAAATTGTATATCCTAATTTGACTGTACTATCATTAAATGAAATACCTAACGATATTAAAATCAAAGCAGAAGGTGTGGTGAGCATATATGATGACGAAAAAGTATACAGCTAA
- the flhF gene encoding flagellar biosynthesis protein FlhF yields MMTKKYTANTIQDAMNLAKMELGDNITLIDKKEVRKSGIQGIFAKKDIELTIGWEKRENVEQKDLKREIEQLKSIISNMGFDDKRDDDIDKICKNLLSLELNEEIVESIRIDLQEMKLNGIDTSKNLVESLKKRVKIENQEINGKIALVGPPGVGKTTTIAKLAAKLVFGENKKVGVITIDTYRIGAVEQLKIYTDIMNIPFKGVISPDEMELALDEMKDCDIVLIDTTGRGYKNSMQILEIKNLIDKAEIDNIYLVLNCTTRESDTKAIIDSYRNVNFKSLIITKLDETNTYGSIFNIMNYAQKPISYITTGQNVPDDIIKPNEDKIIRLLLGVESI; encoded by the coding sequence ATGATGACGAAAAAGTATACAGCTAACACAATTCAGGATGCTATGAATCTAGCCAAAATGGAATTGGGCGATAATATTACATTAATAGATAAAAAAGAAGTAAGAAAATCTGGAATACAAGGTATTTTTGCCAAGAAAGATATTGAACTAACAATTGGATGGGAAAAGAGAGAAAACGTAGAACAAAAAGATTTAAAACGAGAGATAGAACAATTAAAGTCAATTATAAGTAATATGGGGTTTGATGATAAGAGAGATGATGATATAGATAAAATATGTAAGAATCTACTAAGCCTAGAATTAAATGAAGAGATTGTGGAATCTATAAGAATTGATTTGCAAGAAATGAAGTTAAATGGGATTGATACAAGTAAGAATTTAGTAGAAAGTCTAAAAAAAAGAGTTAAAATAGAAAATCAAGAGATAAATGGGAAAATTGCTCTAGTTGGTCCACCAGGCGTGGGTAAAACAACTACAATAGCAAAGCTAGCTGCAAAATTAGTTTTTGGGGAAAATAAAAAAGTAGGAGTAATTACTATAGATACATATAGAATTGGTGCTGTAGAACAGTTAAAGATATATACGGACATAATGAATATTCCTTTTAAAGGAGTAATAAGCCCTGATGAGATGGAGTTGGCACTTGATGAGATGAAAGATTGTGATATTGTATTAATAGATACAACAGGTAGAGGGTATAAAAACTCTATGCAAATACTAGAAATCAAAAATCTCATAGATAAAGCTGAAATTGATAATATATATTTAGTTTTGAATTGTACAACAAGAGAAAGTGATACAAAAGCAATTATAGATTCATATAGAAATGTGAATTTTAAAAGCTTAATAATTACAAAGCTAGATGAAACAAACACATATGGCTCAATATTTAATATAATGAATTATGCACAAAAACCAATATCATATATTACAACAGGACAAAATGTTCCTGATGATATTATAAAACCTAATGAAGATAAGATTATAAGATTATTATTAGGAGTTGAAAGTATATGA
- a CDS encoding MinD/ParA family protein, with the protein MIDQAQILRKMAIEKRGLNEFIVENDNTPKIITIASGKGGVGKSNLATNLSICLTKLNKKVLILDADIGMSNIDIIMGVNVKGTIIDVINGEKNIEDIISQTKYGVNIISGGSALNHIEDFTEVQRNKFIHIIEQIHDVDFIIIDTGAGMSKSLLSFIYCSTEFFLITTPEPTALTDAYSLLKAISNFGIKRSANIIINRVINLEEAKSTYNKINTVVDKFLNLNLELYGYIIDDKKVGVCVKKQIPFILEYPTSIASKCIITIAKRIVGQSREDIVDNKGLLRKMFSIFKS; encoded by the coding sequence ATGATAGACCAAGCTCAAATTTTGAGAAAAATGGCAATAGAAAAAAGAGGACTTAATGAATTTATAGTAGAGAATGACAATACACCTAAGATAATTACAATAGCTTCTGGTAAAGGTGGAGTTGGAAAGAGTAATCTCGCTACAAATTTGTCTATATGTTTGACCAAACTTAATAAAAAAGTTCTTATACTAGATGCAGATATAGGTATGTCTAATATAGATATAATAATGGGGGTGAATGTAAAGGGGACTATAATTGATGTAATTAATGGTGAGAAAAACATAGAAGATATAATTTCACAGACTAAGTATGGTGTAAATATAATATCTGGAGGTTCTGCCCTTAATCATATAGAAGACTTTACAGAAGTCCAAAGAAATAAGTTTATACATATCATAGAACAGATTCATGATGTGGATTTTATAATAATTGATACAGGAGCTGGTATGAGTAAAAGCCTATTGTCATTTATATATTGTAGTACTGAATTTTTCTTAATAACAACTCCAGAACCGACGGCATTGACTGACGCATATAGTTTATTGAAAGCTATAAGTAATTTTGGTATAAAGAGAAGTGCAAACATAATAATCAATAGGGTAATTAATTTAGAAGAAGCAAAATCCACATATAATAAAATAAATACAGTTGTGGATAAATTTCTAAATCTTAATTTAGAATTGTATGGATATATAATAGATGATAAAAAAGTAGGCGTATGTGTAAAAAAACAGATACCATTCATTTTAGAATATCCTACAAGCATTGCATCAAAATGTATTATAACTATAGCAAAGAGAATAGTAGGTCAGTCAAGAGAAGATATTGTTGATAATAAAGGTTTACTAAGAAAGATGTTTAGTATATTTAAAAGCTAA
- a CDS encoding FliA/WhiG family RNA polymerase sigma factor, with translation MNREELIKENMPLVKSIAKKFFIPGKGFEYQDLVNSGVIGLIDAINKFDAEKGAKFSSYSYIKIKSAILDEIRNQSPISKHNLTKVNKYNRVVEKLQSELLREPTSHEIVNELNVSEKELHDIESNIDMLNIVSLNYVVFEDTNETVQDVISDREEEIPENVIEEEEKLEILSKAISNLKEREKLILSLYYYEDLNLKEIGKVLGVSESRVSQLHRKSIRNLRNKIKELKYSI, from the coding sequence ATGAATAGAGAAGAATTAATAAAAGAGAATATGCCTCTTGTAAAGAGTATAGCAAAAAAATTTTTTATACCAGGGAAAGGTTTTGAATATCAAGATTTAGTAAATAGTGGAGTCATTGGATTGATTGATGCAATAAATAAATTTGATGCTGAAAAGGGAGCAAAATTTTCTAGTTATTCTTATATAAAGATAAAATCTGCCATATTAGATGAAATCAGAAATCAAAGTCCGATTTCTAAACATAATTTAACTAAAGTAAATAAGTATAATAGAGTGGTAGAAAAGTTGCAATCTGAATTATTAAGAGAGCCAACTTCACATGAAATTGTAAACGAATTAAATGTTTCAGAAAAAGAACTTCATGATATCGAAAGTAATATAGACATGCTAAACATTGTGTCATTAAACTATGTAGTCTTTGAAGATACAAATGAAACTGTACAAGATGTAATAAGTGATAGAGAAGAAGAGATTCCAGAAAATGTAATAGAAGAAGAAGAAAAGTTAGAGATTCTATCTAAAGCAATTAGTAATTTAAAGGAAAGGGAAAAATTAATACTTTCACTGTACTATTATGAAGATTTAAATCTAAAGGAGATAGGGAAAGTGCTAGGTGTTTCAGAATCAAGAGTTTCACAACTCCACAGAAAATCGATAAGAAACCTAAGAAATAAAATAAAAGAACTTAAATATTCTATATAG
- a CDS encoding flagellar protein — MIQIILIVVSILIIVTIVINLHKEPKNKDNKYFDKIFEQEYESDDRLIVAEKRRFFLDKVLAEIRSNNNIKVYENYNLIKTNEEIKESIFIESKKEVKQENELSLKVKHLINSGYDDVEICKVLDIGKGELLLIRSCYKI, encoded by the coding sequence ATGATACAAATTATATTAATAGTAGTGTCTATTTTAATAATAGTAACTATAGTTATAAATTTACATAAGGAACCAAAAAATAAGGATAATAAATACTTTGACAAAATATTTGAGCAAGAATATGAATCAGATGATAGATTAATAGTTGCAGAAAAAAGAAGATTCTTTTTAGATAAAGTACTTGCTGAAATAAGAAGTAATAATAATATAAAAGTTTATGAAAATTATAACTTAATAAAGACTAATGAAGAAATAAAGGAAAGCATATTTATAGAATCAAAAAAGGAAGTAAAACAAGAAAATGAGCTATCTCTTAAAGTGAAACATCTTATAAATTCCGGCTATGATGATGTAGAAATATGTAAGGTGCTGGATATTGGAAAGGGGGAGCTGTTATTAATAAGGAGTTGTTACAAAATATAA
- a CDS encoding flagellar protein, translated as MLQNIRILLFDKKVLLGIGIGILISTLCIMLFSNNDMSKAEIEKKARTLGMKYESEMKVLE; from the coding sequence TTGTTACAAAATATAAGAATATTATTATTTGATAAAAAAGTATTATTGGGAATAGGGATTGGTATATTAATATCAACTTTATGTATAATGCTTTTTAGTAATAATGATATGAGTAAGGCAGAGATAGAAAAAAAAGCCAGAACATTAGGTATGAAATATGAAAGTGAGATGAAAGTTTTAGAATAG
- the flgG gene encoding flagellar basal body rod protein FlgG, protein MIRGLYTAVSAMITNQQKQNVVVNNLANMDTNGYKSKQLLTKSFDELKLEGYNNYANGTKQKQAIGDISPGVSMDETITNFNQGPIKTTDNKMDVAIQGKGFFLVSDVAGNQFYTRNGNFRTDNQGDLITSEGYYVLGTNTATGAVGHINVGNQKFEVAKDNTISLDGNAMYKFNIVDFNDYNKLKKEGDNLYSGGGAIKVNDALTIQSSIESSNVDMVSEINNMMTISREYEANQKIIQAMDSKLAKIASEIGSVR, encoded by the coding sequence GTGATAAGAGGATTATATACAGCAGTTTCTGCTATGATAACTAATCAACAAAAGCAAAATGTTGTTGTCAATAACCTAGCTAATATGGATACAAATGGATATAAAAGTAAACAACTTTTAACTAAAAGTTTTGATGAATTAAAACTAGAAGGTTATAATAATTATGCAAATGGAACTAAACAAAAGCAAGCTATAGGCGATATAAGTCCAGGTGTTTCTATGGATGAAACTATCACAAATTTTAATCAAGGTCCTATAAAAACTACTGATAATAAAATGGATGTAGCTATTCAAGGTAAGGGATTTTTTCTAGTTAGTGATGTAGCTGGAAATCAATTTTATACTAGAAATGGAAATTTCAGAACAGATAATCAAGGTGACCTTATAACAAGTGAAGGGTATTATGTACTTGGGACGAATACTGCAACTGGTGCTGTAGGTCATATAAATGTAGGAAATCAAAAGTTTGAAGTAGCAAAAGATAATACAATATCACTGGACGGAAATGCTATGTACAAATTTAATATTGTAGATTTTAATGACTATAATAAATTAAAAAAAGAGGGAGATAACTTGTATTCTGGAGGAGGAGCTATAAAAGTAAATGATGCACTTACAATACAAAGTTCAATAGAGTCTTCTAATGTAGATATGGTGTCTGAAATTAATAATATGATGACAATATCAAGAGAGTATGAGGCAAATCAAAAAATAATTCAAGCTATGGATTCTAAATTAGCAAAAATAGCAAGTGAGATTGGTTCAGTAAGATAG
- the flgG gene encoding flagellar basal body rod protein FlgG — MYTMFYTSKTALSANQSKLDIISNNIANTDSTGYKKINMGYSDLVDEVLNRPSYPTNGKDISTGTGAKASAPMRIYEQGALVPTGSKSDLAIDGEGFFRVIRKDGTYAYTRNGGFNVDALGKIVDDNGNTLDVQFDAGYNYNNTNIDSTNLTVSRNGDLFVDNKKIGKINLYQPIGTQNFISEGDSLFVATDAAQIKQVEKVDIVQGYRERSNVSLQEEFVDLIVTQRAFQMNSKGIRTADEMWQIANNLRAK; from the coding sequence ATGTACACAATGTTTTATACTAGTAAAACAGCTTTATCAGCAAATCAAAGTAAACTTGATATAATATCTAACAATATAGCAAATACTGATTCAACAGGATATAAAAAAATAAATATGGGATATTCTGATTTAGTGGATGAAGTACTAAACAGACCATCATATCCTACAAATGGTAAAGATATATCGACTGGAACAGGAGCTAAGGCATCAGCTCCCATGAGAATTTATGAACAAGGTGCATTAGTTCCTACAGGTAGTAAGAGTGATTTGGCGATAGATGGAGAAGGATTCTTTAGAGTGATAAGAAAAGATGGTACATATGCATATACAAGAAATGGTGGATTTAATGTAGATGCTTTAGGTAAGATTGTAGATGACAATGGAAATACATTAGATGTTCAATTTGATGCAGGATATAACTATAATAATACGAATATAGATAGTACAAACTTAACAGTTTCAAGAAATGGAGATTTATTCGTAGATAATAAGAAAATAGGCAAAATAAATTTATATCAACCTATAGGAACTCAAAATTTTATATCTGAAGGAGATAGTCTGTTCGTTGCAACTGATGCAGCACAGATTAAACAAGTTGAGAAAGTAGATATAGTTCAAGGATATAGGGAGAGGTCAAATGTTTCTTTACAAGAAGAATTTGTCGATTTAATAGTCACTCAAAGAGCATTTCAAATGAATTCAAAAGGAATAAGGACAGCAGATGAAATGTGGCAAATAGCTAATAATTTAAGAGCTAAATAA
- a CDS encoding FliM/FliN family flagellar motor switch protein, which produces MYDMKEYDFGKPQSYSRENLTSLNFLLAEFCKKYKNYIVYELKCNSNMVVDSIDQVNYQTFLDRVTASCVVVQNAMEPIMKNFSFRIDRSVADMWIDITAGGNGVVKDSDRDFTELDKKVLLHLMEDLVRNMHLFEGFENIQVLDTHTHINLPQLCSPTAPVCVVDLKVLNDNKYIGTVSLCFPYNGLEALLEGISVVEFLDNDAGDNSEEFTQKIYNSISNIELPVIAEVGKVSINVEDLLKLEVGDVIVTNKKINDYIDVFIENSKSYTATPGFISSKKGVKINDAVGKEV; this is translated from the coding sequence ATGTATGATATGAAAGAGTATGATTTCGGCAAACCTCAGAGTTATTCAAGAGAAAATTTAACTAGTTTAAATTTTTTATTAGCTGAATTCTGTAAAAAATATAAAAATTATATAGTTTATGAACTTAAGTGTAATTCTAACATGGTTGTTGATAGTATAGACCAAGTAAATTATCAAACTTTTTTAGATAGAGTGACAGCTTCATGTGTAGTAGTACAAAATGCAATGGAACCTATTATGAAAAACTTTTCTTTTAGAATAGATAGAAGTGTAGCTGATATGTGGATTGATATAACTGCTGGAGGGAATGGAGTCGTAAAAGATAGTGATAGAGATTTTACAGAACTTGATAAGAAAGTGCTTTTACATCTTATGGAGGATTTAGTAAGAAATATGCATTTATTTGAAGGCTTTGAAAATATACAAGTATTGGATACACATACACATATTAATTTACCACAATTGTGTTCTCCAACTGCACCTGTATGCGTTGTAGATTTAAAAGTCTTAAATGATAATAAGTATATTGGTACTGTTTCTCTTTGTTTCCCGTACAATGGTTTAGAGGCTCTCTTAGAAGGTATCTCTGTAGTAGAATTTTTAGATAATGATGCAGGGGATAATTCAGAAGAATTTACCCAAAAAATTTACAATAGTATATCTAATATAGAATTACCAGTTATTGCAGAGGTAGGTAAAGTATCAATTAATGTTGAAGATTTACTTAAACTAGAGGTTGGAGATGTAATAGTAACAAATAAAAAAATAAATGATTATATAGATGTATTTATAGAAAATTCAAAATCATACACAGCAACACCAGGATTTATATCAAGTAAAAAAGGTGTAAAAATAAATGATGCTGTTGGAAAAGAGGTGTAG
- a CDS encoding FliM/FliN family flagellar motor switch protein — protein sequence MDNSNLISDEEAKMLLNDKVGSEIDGDDELALDVSEANRNNIQRILDLKLELSVVIGRTKMSLKDILNLHKGSLIELDTLADQDVEILIDNKVLAYGKVVVVDLNFGVKVTSIVSEEDMVKSLV from the coding sequence ATGGACAATAGTAATCTTATTTCAGATGAAGAAGCAAAGATGTTGTTAAATGATAAAGTCGGAAGTGAAATTGATGGAGATGATGAATTAGCTTTAGATGTCTCTGAAGCTAACCGAAATAATATACAGAGGATACTTGACCTTAAGTTGGAATTATCTGTAGTTATAGGAAGAACTAAAATGAGCCTAAAAGATATTTTGAATTTACATAAAGGTTCTCTTATTGAACTGGACACTTTAGCAGATCAAGACGTAGAAATACTAATAGATAATAAAGTCTTGGCTTATGGAAAAGTAGTGGTAGTAGATTTGAACTTTGGTGTAAAAGTAACAAGTATAGTAAGTGAGGAAGATATGGTAAAATCTCTTGTTTAG
- a CDS encoding tetratricopeptide repeat protein, producing MVFILNLNDIKKDILKFNKKDSCFLYNESINNINNNCISSGLKFLKEARDLNPDDVDILNLIGLVNLLKCNFDEAVESFYKSLICEKTALCEKYINMLTSEEFLIFFEKYNQLIRLINKGMYKEAIQGFKLITEQYCDLIEPYELLALLYDKEEEYIKFDECLEILKTIDKENYLLNQENSTLDIYNSANIQIKSNANVDTYKNEFLHKSSNSHKIDATKNVAKEKSSSKNQKSSDSNKKKSIKKNKYLYIAIILGILLIGQNIYSSYKMNNLTDKISKNNGTKDEESIDSSLGNKENDIEENEDVNKSNKKLNKEDVKSKKNIVENEDDKDSDLFTEDELMSKANNLKSEKKTKSSIKLYKKVADIGKNKGNTSEATYQVALLSEKLKDYETAEEYYKMYVENYSEKDAYFDESYYNLGMMYYNNGDLKSSKLTLKKLVNKVPNSMYNNSKVKEILKEE from the coding sequence GTGGTATTTATTTTAAACTTAAATGATATAAAAAAAGATATATTAAAATTCAATAAAAAAGACTCATGTTTTCTATATAATGAATCTATTAATAATATAAATAATAATTGTATATCAAGTGGATTGAAATTTTTAAAAGAAGCAAGAGATTTAAACCCAGATGATGTTGATATATTAAATCTCATAGGTCTTGTAAACTTACTAAAATGTAATTTTGATGAGGCTGTAGAAAGTTTCTATAAGAGTTTAATTTGTGAAAAAACTGCTCTGTGTGAAAAGTATATAAACATGCTTACATCTGAGGAGTTTTTAATTTTCTTTGAAAAGTACAATCAACTTATAAGGTTAATAAACAAAGGAATGTATAAAGAAGCTATACAAGGTTTTAAACTTATAACTGAACAATACTGTGATTTAATAGAACCTTATGAGTTGCTTGCTTTACTTTATGATAAGGAAGAAGAATATATAAAATTTGATGAATGTTTAGAAATCTTGAAGACTATTGATAAAGAAAATTATTTATTAAATCAAGAAAATAGTACGTTAGATATATATAATAGTGCTAACATACAAATTAAGAGTAATGCAAATGTAGATACTTATAAGAATGAGTTTTTGCATAAAAGTAGTAATAGCCATAAAATTGATGCTACTAAAAATGTAGCTAAAGAAAAGAGTTCAAGCAAAAATCAGAAAAGTTCAGATTCTAATAAGAAAAAAAGTATTAAAAAAAATAAGTACCTATATATAGCAATAATATTAGGAATATTATTAATAGGACAAAATATATATAGTTCTTATAAGATGAATAATTTAACTGATAAAATATCTAAAAATAATGGAACTAAGGATGAGGAGTCAATAGATTCTAGTTTAGGTAATAAAGAAAATGATATAGAAGAAAATGAGGATGTCAATAAGAGTAATAAAAAACTCAATAAAGAGGATGTAAAATCTAAAAAAAATATTGTAGAAAATGAAGATGATAAAGATTCTGACTTATTTACAGAGGATGAATTGATGTCTAAGGCAAATAATTTAAAGTCAGAAAAGAAAACTAAATCTTCTATAAAACTATATAAGAAAGTTGCAGATATAGGTAAAAATAAGGGAAACACATCAGAAGCAACTTATCAAGTTGCTCTTCTTAGTGAAAAGTTAAAAGATTATGAAACAGCTGAAGAATATTATAAAATGTATGTAGAAAATTACTCAGAAAAAGATGCTTATTTTGATGAGTCTTATTATAACTTAGGTATGATGTATTATAACAATGGCGATTTAAAAAGTTCTAAATTGACATTAAAGAAGTTGGTTAATAAGGTACCTAATAGCATGTATAATAACTCAAAAGTGAAAGAAATTTTAAAAGAAGAATAA